In the Kitasatospora terrestris genome, one interval contains:
- a CDS encoding helix-turn-helix domain-containing protein, producing MGWWRISTDTLAGSRFVVSPLAETVASLKVLQGGRAADPGGRAWLDAHLPAYRARLAGDPVTALTVRAALGRTWNADFLTPTPTGAEETFEQELARVRDTPPAAAREHLTVSLAGPLPAALHREDLPRLTAELLSWVWTETVLPSWPRRRRIIEADVLARTAQLTRGGWAQALDGLRPGTRWLGDGRLQVNDHAYPPREISGAQLLFVPITQKAGWVSWDDSGQRFALTYPCAGTLADADRTAAPDALARLLGPGRATVLVLLDTPKSTTQLTALTGQVLGSAGRHLKVLHDAGLVTRRRSGRSVLYYRTAAGDVLVTAQRPS from the coding sequence ATGGGCTGGTGGCGGATCAGCACGGACACCCTGGCGGGCAGCCGCTTCGTGGTGTCGCCGCTGGCCGAGACGGTCGCGAGCCTGAAGGTGCTGCAGGGCGGCCGAGCCGCCGATCCCGGGGGCCGGGCGTGGCTCGACGCCCACCTGCCCGCCTACCGGGCCCGGTTGGCGGGCGACCCGGTCACCGCGCTCACCGTCCGGGCCGCACTCGGCCGCACCTGGAACGCCGACTTCCTCACCCCCACGCCCACGGGGGCGGAGGAGACGTTCGAGCAGGAGCTGGCGCGGGTCCGCGACACCCCGCCGGCCGCCGCCCGCGAGCACCTGACGGTCTCCCTGGCCGGGCCGCTCCCGGCCGCCCTCCACCGCGAGGACCTCCCGCGGCTCACCGCCGAGCTGCTGAGCTGGGTGTGGACCGAGACCGTGCTGCCGTCCTGGCCGCGCCGCCGCCGGATCATCGAGGCCGACGTGCTGGCCCGCACCGCGCAGCTCACCCGCGGCGGCTGGGCCCAGGCCCTGGACGGGCTGCGCCCGGGCACCCGCTGGCTCGGCGACGGCCGGCTCCAGGTGAACGACCACGCCTATCCGCCGCGCGAGATCTCCGGCGCCCAGCTGCTGTTCGTGCCGATCACGCAGAAGGCCGGCTGGGTCTCCTGGGACGACAGCGGACAGCGCTTCGCCCTCACCTACCCCTGCGCGGGCACGCTCGCGGACGCCGACCGCACCGCGGCCCCGGACGCGCTGGCCCGGCTGCTGGGCCCCGGCCGCGCGACCGTCCTGGTCCTGCTCGACACCCCGAAGTCCACCACCCAGCTGACCGCCCTCACCGGGCAGGTGCTCGGCTCGGCCGGCCGCCACCTCAAGGTACTGCACGACGCGGGCCTGGTCACCCGCCGCCGCTCCGGCCGCTCGGTGCTCTACTACCGCACCGCCGCGGGCGACGTCCTGGTCACCGCCCAGCGCCCGTCCTGA
- a CDS encoding 3-hydroxyacyl-CoA dehydrogenase NAD-binding domain-containing protein, with product MSTTELLKRAAELFPGEVVTTAHVRHLDLPLQAGKLALITLDNGFDHTKPTTFGPGSLAKLSEALDQVEAEAAEGKIVAAAITGKPFIFAVGADLKGVEVLKEHSDALAIGKGGHDVFKRIAALPVPTFAFYNGAAMGGGVEVGLHATYRTVSSGVPAFSLPEVFLGLVPGWGGCTILPNLIGPAKAVKVIVENSMAQNKQLKGKEVFELGIADAIFEPADFLEQSILWAAKVLKGEVVVEREEIDRGKAWDDAVTWGRWVADAKVHGAAPAAYKALDIIQQVKDQDLQAGFDAEDAALADLIMTGELRSGLYAFNLVQRRAKRPFGAPDKSLARPVSKIGVVGAGLMASQLALLFARRLEVPVVLTDIDQERIDKGVGYVHAEIDKLLAKGRIGNDKANKLKGLVRGHLDKAVAFGDADFVIEAVFEEMGVKQKVLAELEAVVSPTTILATNTSSLSVTEMASKLQHPERVVGFHFFNPVAILPLLEIVRAEKTDDASLATAFAVAKKLKKTAVLTKDAPAFVVNRILTRFMGEIQSVIDEGTPFETVENAVKPLGLPMSPIALLELVGPAIALHVSETLHGAFPERFSVSENLGKVVKAGKRGFYIWQDGAQVLDPEVLELLTFGDSVLTEEQVRARALDAVAQEIGLMLDEGVVGEAQDIDLCMITGAGWPFHLGGITPYLDREGVSERVNGKKFLAPGLASVPV from the coding sequence ATGAGCACCACTGAGCTGCTGAAGCGCGCCGCCGAGCTGTTCCCCGGCGAGGTCGTCACCACCGCGCACGTACGCCACCTGGACCTGCCGCTGCAGGCCGGCAAGCTGGCGCTGATCACCCTGGACAACGGCTTCGACCACACCAAGCCGACCACCTTCGGCCCGGGCTCGCTGGCGAAGCTCTCCGAGGCGCTCGACCAGGTCGAGGCCGAGGCCGCCGAGGGGAAGATCGTCGCCGCCGCCATCACCGGCAAGCCGTTCATCTTCGCGGTCGGCGCCGACCTCAAGGGCGTCGAGGTGCTCAAGGAGCACTCCGACGCGCTGGCCATCGGCAAGGGCGGCCACGACGTCTTCAAGCGGATCGCCGCGCTGCCCGTCCCCACCTTCGCCTTCTACAACGGCGCGGCGATGGGCGGCGGCGTCGAGGTCGGCCTGCACGCCACCTACCGCACCGTCAGCTCCGGCGTCCCGGCGTTCTCGCTGCCCGAGGTCTTCCTCGGCCTCGTCCCCGGCTGGGGCGGCTGCACCATCCTGCCGAACCTGATCGGCCCGGCGAAGGCCGTCAAGGTCATCGTCGAGAACTCGATGGCGCAGAACAAGCAGCTCAAGGGCAAGGAGGTGTTCGAGCTCGGCATCGCGGACGCGATCTTCGAGCCGGCCGACTTCCTGGAGCAGTCGATCCTGTGGGCCGCCAAGGTCCTCAAGGGCGAGGTCGTCGTCGAGCGCGAGGAGATCGACCGCGGCAAGGCCTGGGACGACGCCGTCACCTGGGGCCGCTGGGTCGCCGACGCCAAGGTGCACGGGGCCGCTCCGGCCGCGTACAAGGCGCTCGACATCATCCAGCAGGTCAAGGACCAGGACCTGCAGGCCGGCTTCGACGCCGAGGACGCGGCGCTGGCCGACCTCATCATGACCGGCGAGCTGCGCAGCGGCCTGTACGCCTTCAACCTGGTGCAGCGCCGGGCCAAGCGCCCGTTCGGCGCGCCGGACAAGTCGCTGGCCCGTCCGGTCTCCAAGATCGGCGTCGTCGGCGCGGGCCTGATGGCCTCGCAGCTGGCGCTGCTGTTCGCCCGCCGCCTGGAGGTGCCGGTCGTGCTGACCGACATCGACCAGGAGCGCATCGACAAGGGCGTCGGCTACGTCCACGCCGAGATCGACAAGCTCCTCGCCAAGGGCCGGATCGGCAACGACAAGGCCAACAAGCTCAAGGGCCTGGTGCGCGGCCACCTCGACAAGGCCGTCGCCTTCGGCGACGCGGACTTCGTCATCGAGGCCGTGTTCGAGGAGATGGGCGTCAAGCAGAAGGTGCTGGCCGAGCTGGAGGCGGTGGTCTCGCCGACCACCATCCTGGCCACCAACACCTCCTCGCTGTCCGTCACCGAGATGGCGTCCAAGCTCCAGCACCCGGAGCGCGTGGTCGGCTTCCACTTCTTCAACCCGGTCGCGATCCTCCCGCTGCTGGAGATCGTCCGCGCGGAGAAGACCGACGACGCCTCGCTGGCCACCGCCTTCGCGGTCGCCAAGAAGCTGAAGAAGACCGCCGTCCTGACCAAGGACGCCCCGGCGTTCGTGGTGAACCGGATCCTCACCCGCTTCATGGGCGAGATCCAGAGCGTCATCGACGAGGGCACCCCGTTCGAGACCGTCGAGAACGCCGTCAAGCCGCTCGGCCTGCCGATGTCCCCGATCGCGCTGCTCGAACTGGTCGGCCCGGCGATCGCCCTGCACGTCTCCGAGACCCTGCACGGCGCCTTCCCGGAGCGGTTCTCCGTCTCCGAGAACCTCGGCAAGGTGGTCAAGGCCGGCAAGCGCGGCTTCTACATCTGGCAGGACGGCGCCCAGGTCCTCGACCCCGAGGTGCTGGAGCTGCTGACCTTCGGCGACTCGGTGCTGACCGAGGAGCAGGTGCGCGCCCGTGCCCTGGACGCCGTGGCCCAGGAGATCGGCCTGATGCTCGACGAGGGCGTCGTCGGCGAGGCGCAGGACATCGACCTGTGCATGATCACCGGCGCCGGCTGGCCCTTCCACCTCGGCGGCATCACCCCGTACCTCGACCGCGAGGGCGTCTCCGAGCGCGTCAACGGCAAGAAGTTCCTGGCCCCCGGCCTGGCTTCGGTCCCCGTCTGA
- a CDS encoding MFS transporter produces the protein MRTYQELFRTAEFTPFFLTSAVQTAAQTVAGPALGTLVYRETGSPLLSSLAMFGPALAQVVGAATLLSAADRLPPRAALAGLALLLGLGTAVQALPGLPVGVAFAVLLVAGLVSSVGGGVRYGLLNEVLGKDGYLLGRSVLNMAVGAVQVGGFALGGVLVALLSARTTLLVAAGLYAAAALLARFGLRARAPRAAGRPSIGETWRGNALLWSSPARRTVFLALWVPNGLIVGCESLFVPYAPEHAGLLLACAALGMLAGDTAVGRFLPRRWRGRLGAPLRLLLAAPYLLFALGPALPLALTAVTLASVGYAASLLLQEQLMELTPEELGGHALGLHSSGMLTFQGVGAALAGAVAGWTSPATAMAVLGALSVAVTLALGPVGGARRFSPAFGREVPPRAPDGASASG, from the coding sequence ATGCGTACGTATCAAGAGCTCTTCCGGACGGCGGAGTTCACCCCGTTCTTCCTGACCTCCGCGGTGCAGACCGCCGCCCAGACGGTGGCCGGACCGGCGCTCGGCACCCTGGTGTACCGCGAGACCGGATCGCCGCTGCTGTCCTCCCTGGCGATGTTCGGCCCGGCGCTGGCCCAGGTGGTCGGCGCGGCCACGCTGCTGTCGGCGGCCGACCGGCTGCCGCCGCGCGCCGCGTTGGCCGGCCTGGCGCTCCTGCTCGGCCTCGGCACCGCCGTCCAGGCGCTCCCCGGGCTGCCGGTGGGGGTGGCCTTCGCGGTGCTGCTGGTGGCCGGACTGGTCTCCTCGGTGGGCGGCGGGGTGCGGTACGGGCTGCTCAACGAGGTGCTCGGCAAGGACGGCTACCTGCTCGGCCGGTCGGTGCTCAACATGGCGGTGGGCGCGGTCCAGGTCGGCGGCTTCGCGCTGGGCGGGGTGCTGGTGGCCCTGCTGTCCGCACGCACCACCCTGCTCGTCGCCGCCGGGCTGTACGCGGCGGCCGCCCTCCTCGCCCGGTTCGGGCTGCGCGCCCGCGCGCCGCGTGCGGCGGGCCGCCCGTCGATCGGCGAGACCTGGCGCGGCAACGCGCTGCTGTGGTCCTCCCCCGCCCGTCGGACCGTGTTCCTGGCGCTGTGGGTGCCGAACGGGCTGATCGTCGGCTGCGAGTCGCTGTTCGTGCCGTACGCCCCCGAGCACGCCGGGCTGCTGCTCGCCTGCGCCGCACTCGGCATGCTGGCCGGGGACACCGCGGTCGGCCGGTTCCTGCCGCGGCGTTGGCGGGGGCGGCTGGGTGCGCCGCTGCGGCTGCTGCTGGCCGCGCCGTACCTGCTGTTCGCCCTCGGCCCCGCGCTGCCGCTCGCGCTGACGGCGGTGACGCTCGCCTCGGTCGGGTACGCGGCGAGCCTGCTGCTCCAGGAGCAGCTGATGGAGCTGACACCGGAGGAGCTGGGCGGGCACGCGCTGGGGCTGCACAGCTCCGGGATGCTCACCTTCCAGGGCGTCGGCGCGGCCCTGGCGGGGGCCGTGGCCGGATGGACCTCCCCGGCCACCGCGATGGCCGTCCTGGGGGCCCTTTCGGTCGCGGTGACCTTGGCCCTCGGCCCCGTCGGGGGCGCGCGGCGGTTCTCCCCGGCCTTCGGCCGGGAGGTGCCCCCACGCGCCCCCGACGGGGCGTCGGCTAGTGGATGA